A genomic region of Persephonella marina EX-H1 contains the following coding sequences:
- a CDS encoding glycine--tRNA ligase subunit alpha: MTDNKNFLTFQEIIQRLQKFWTDKGCILWQPYDIEVGAGTMNPATFLRTLGPEEWNVCYVEPSRRPKDGRYGENPNRLQHYYQFQVILKPSPENPQELYLQSLEALGIDLSQHDIRFVEDDWESPTLGAWGLGWEVWLDGMEITQFTYFQQVGSLDLPVISVEITYGLERIATYLQGVDSVYDIVWAEGLTYGDIYRESERQWSVYNFEEADTDMLFKTFDMYEKEGFKLIQKNLPIPAYDYALKCSHIFNLLDARGALSVNERARFIGRVRDLARECAKGFVKHREELGFPMIKKKKVEA; the protein is encoded by the coding sequence ATGACTGATAATAAAAACTTTCTTACCTTTCAGGAGATTATACAGAGGCTGCAAAAATTCTGGACGGATAAGGGATGTATTTTATGGCAGCCTTACGATATAGAGGTTGGCGCAGGGACTATGAACCCTGCAACATTCCTCAGAACACTTGGACCTGAGGAATGGAATGTGTGCTATGTAGAGCCGTCCAGAAGACCTAAAGATGGAAGATACGGTGAAAACCCAAACAGATTACAGCATTACTACCAGTTTCAGGTTATACTGAAGCCTTCACCTGAAAACCCTCAGGAGCTTTATCTTCAGAGTCTTGAGGCTTTAGGTATAGATCTTTCGCAGCATGATATAAGGTTTGTTGAAGATGACTGGGAAAGTCCCACACTTGGAGCCTGGGGTCTCGGATGGGAAGTATGGCTTGATGGTATGGAGATTACCCAGTTCACATACTTTCAGCAGGTTGGAAGCTTAGATCTTCCCGTTATAAGTGTTGAGATAACATACGGTCTCGAGAGGATAGCAACATACCTTCAGGGTGTTGATAGTGTTTATGATATCGTCTGGGCTGAAGGTCTAACATACGGCGATATATACAGAGAATCAGAGAGACAGTGGTCTGTATACAATTTTGAGGAAGCAGATACAGATATGCTTTTCAAAACATTTGATATGTATGAAAAGGAAGGATTTAAGCTGATACAGAAAAATCTCCCAATTCCAGCCTACGATTACGCTCTTAAATGCTCACACATATTCAACCTTTTAGATGCGAGAGGAGCTCTCTCTGTAAATGAAAGGGCAAGATTTATAGGTAGGGTGAGGGATCTTGCAAGGGAGTGTGCTAAAGGGTTTGTAAAACACAGGGAAGAGCTTGGATTTCCAATGATAAAAAAGAAGAAGGTAGAGGCATAA
- the glyS gene encoding glycine--tRNA ligase subunit beta, giving the protein MKKYLLEIGCEELPPKAVDTAISYFKERLEGLFENFFEYRTEENISVFGTPRRIGFILSNLREKEPSEEKTILGPPAKVGIDEKGNFTKAALAFASKNNIPVEQLKIIENEKGRYIGATLIKEGKDIRTFIQEVIPDLITKIPFPKLMRWNETGFRFSRPVRWIVSLLDNEVVSFSIAGIDADRYTHLHRFMTTPTGRGERKKIPDVDSYFQIMKLGFIIPKYEERKEAVKTQLTGFANSINAEPVIDEDLLDEVTNLTEFPVGILGDFSPEYLILPKEVIITVCKVHQRYFNFEKDGKLIPKFLAFSNTAVKDREKVKSGYEKVLKARLEDALFFYEEDLKHNLEDFYPQLEGIQFHHKLGSMLDKVKRNGEIAVLLSRELNFENLKDLLRANKLSKCDLLTEMVKEFDELQGIMGMHYALKQGEKEEVAKAIYEHYLPKTSDDQLPETDIGTLLSLSDKLDTVISFISIGEKPKATADPFGIRRNSIGIVRILVEKGIDLDLKKLLQDISREARKVKILRLADIEKEWEIIFDERTIPEILDFIEGRFIAYMKDKGFDTDIINSVVSVDSYNLYRNYLKIKSIQELKKNPEFTDIMTVFKRVGRIIPEEFEEHFNPDTLVQDEEKELYRKYTEVNKIFSKDVEDRRYTEALNELLKMKPFIDKFFDNVMVMTEDKKLRENRLSLMKLINNMFRKIADFTKITT; this is encoded by the coding sequence ATGAAAAAATACCTGCTTGAGATCGGCTGTGAGGAACTTCCTCCTAAAGCTGTTGATACAGCCATATCCTATTTTAAAGAAAGACTTGAAGGACTCTTTGAAAATTTTTTTGAGTACAGAACGGAAGAGAATATATCTGTTTTTGGAACACCGAGAAGGATAGGATTTATCCTCAGTAATCTAAGAGAGAAAGAACCTTCTGAAGAAAAAACCATTTTAGGACCTCCTGCTAAGGTAGGTATAGATGAAAAAGGGAATTTTACAAAAGCAGCTCTTGCATTCGCCTCAAAAAACAACATTCCTGTTGAACAGCTCAAGATCATTGAGAATGAGAAGGGAAGATATATAGGGGCAACATTAATAAAAGAAGGAAAGGATATAAGAACCTTTATTCAGGAAGTTATCCCTGATCTTATAACAAAGATACCTTTCCCAAAACTTATGAGATGGAATGAGACAGGTTTCAGATTCTCAAGACCTGTAAGATGGATAGTATCTCTCCTTGATAATGAGGTCGTATCCTTCTCTATAGCAGGAATAGATGCTGATAGATACACACATCTCCACAGATTTATGACAACTCCCACAGGTAGAGGGGAAAGAAAAAAAATACCAGATGTTGATTCATACTTCCAGATAATGAAGCTTGGATTTATAATACCTAAATACGAGGAGAGGAAAGAGGCTGTAAAAACCCAGCTAACAGGGTTTGCAAACTCTATAAATGCAGAGCCTGTTATTGATGAGGATCTCTTAGATGAGGTTACAAACCTTACAGAGTTTCCTGTGGGGATACTTGGTGATTTCTCTCCAGAATACCTGATACTTCCTAAGGAAGTCATTATCACTGTATGTAAAGTCCACCAGAGATACTTCAACTTTGAGAAAGATGGGAAGCTGATCCCTAAATTCCTAGCCTTTTCCAATACAGCTGTAAAAGACAGGGAGAAGGTTAAATCTGGCTATGAAAAGGTTCTGAAAGCAAGACTTGAAGATGCTTTATTCTTCTACGAGGAAGATCTGAAACACAATCTTGAAGATTTCTATCCACAGCTTGAAGGAATACAGTTTCACCACAAGCTAGGCTCAATGCTTGATAAGGTAAAGAGAAACGGAGAGATAGCTGTTTTACTGAGCAGAGAGCTTAATTTTGAGAATCTGAAAGATCTTCTTAGGGCAAACAAGCTGTCAAAATGTGATCTTTTAACAGAGATGGTTAAAGAGTTTGACGAGCTTCAGGGAATTATGGGAATGCATTACGCATTAAAACAGGGAGAAAAAGAAGAGGTTGCAAAGGCTATATACGAACACTATCTTCCAAAGACATCTGATGACCAGCTCCCTGAAACAGATATAGGAACACTTTTATCACTTTCAGATAAACTCGACACAGTTATATCATTTATATCAATAGGTGAAAAACCAAAGGCCACAGCAGATCCTTTCGGTATAAGAAGAAACAGTATAGGTATTGTGAGAATCCTTGTTGAAAAAGGTATTGACCTTGATCTCAAAAAGCTCCTACAGGATATATCAAGGGAAGCAAGAAAGGTAAAGATACTCAGACTTGCTGATATAGAAAAGGAATGGGAAATAATATTTGATGAGAGAACGATCCCTGAGATATTAGATTTTATAGAGGGAAGATTTATAGCGTACATGAAAGATAAAGGTTTTGATACGGATATTATTAACTCTGTTGTTTCTGTTGACAGCTATAATCTGTACAGAAACTACCTGAAGATTAAAAGCATACAGGAGCTTAAAAAGAATCCAGAGTTTACAGATATAATGACAGTATTCAAAAGGGTAGGAAGAATAATACCTGAAGAGTTTGAGGAGCATTTCAACCCTGACACACTTGTTCAGGATGAAGAGAAGGAGCTTTACAGAAAATATACAGAGGTAAACAAGATCTTTTCAAAGGATGTTGAGGACAGAAGATACACAGAAGCACTTAATGAGCTTTTAAAGATGAAACCTTTTATTGACAAATTCTTTGATAATGTTATGGTGATGACAGAGGATAAAAAACTGAGGGAAAACAGGCTTTCACTTATGAAGCTTATAAACAACATGTTTAGAAAAATCGCAGATTTTACTAAAATAACAACTTAA
- the trpB gene encoding tryptophan synthase subunit beta — protein MEYRFPDERGYYGQFGGKFLPETLIPALEELEEQYERIKNDGDFQRELVYYLQEYAGRPTILYYAHRLTEAVGGAKIYLKREDLLHTGAHKINNTLGQVLLTKKLGKRRIIAETGAGQHGVSTATAASLFGLECVVYMGEEDAERQALNVFRMRLLGAKVEIVKSGSRTLKDAVNEALRDWVTNVRTTHYVIGSALGPHPFPVIVRDFQSVIGRETREQIMEIEGRLPDAVVACVGGGSNAIGMFYPFIQDENVRLVGVEAAGYGIETGQHAASINGGSVGVLHGMKTYFLQDEWGQIEHTHSISAGLDYPGVGPEHAYLKEIGRAEYITATDEEALEGFMLLSRTEGIIPALESSHAVIKAVEIAKEIGKEGIVVINLSGRGDKDVQQVKNILDTNPDLMNRLEENLKKKYRV, from the coding sequence ATGGAGTATAGATTTCCTGATGAGAGAGGCTACTACGGTCAGTTTGGAGGTAAGTTTTTACCTGAGACATTGATACCAGCTCTAGAGGAGCTTGAGGAGCAGTATGAGAGAATTAAAAATGATGGTGATTTCCAGAGGGAGCTTGTTTACTACCTTCAGGAGTATGCGGGAAGGCCTACTATACTTTACTACGCCCACAGACTTACTGAGGCTGTAGGTGGGGCAAAGATATATCTGAAAAGGGAAGATCTTTTACATACAGGAGCCCACAAGATAAATAACACACTTGGACAGGTCCTTTTAACCAAAAAGCTTGGAAAGAGAAGGATAATAGCCGAGACAGGAGCTGGTCAGCACGGTGTCTCCACAGCAACAGCTGCATCCCTTTTTGGTCTGGAATGTGTAGTTTATATGGGTGAAGAGGATGCAGAGAGACAGGCATTAAATGTTTTCAGAATGAGACTTCTCGGTGCAAAGGTTGAGATTGTAAAGTCTGGAAGTAGAACGCTGAAAGATGCTGTTAATGAGGCATTGAGAGACTGGGTAACAAATGTTAGAACTACACATTATGTTATAGGTTCTGCCCTTGGACCTCATCCATTTCCTGTTATTGTTAGAGATTTCCAGTCTGTTATAGGAAGAGAAACCAGAGAGCAGATAATGGAGATTGAAGGAAGACTTCCTGATGCTGTAGTTGCATGTGTCGGTGGTGGAAGTAACGCAATAGGGATGTTTTATCCGTTTATACAGGATGAGAATGTAAGGCTTGTTGGTGTTGAGGCTGCAGGTTACGGTATAGAGACAGGTCAGCATGCTGCAAGTATAAATGGAGGATCTGTAGGTGTTCTCCACGGTATGAAGACATACTTCCTTCAGGATGAGTGGGGACAGATAGAGCATACGCACTCAATATCAGCTGGACTTGATTACCCTGGCGTTGGACCAGAACATGCATATCTTAAAGAGATCGGAAGGGCAGAGTATATAACAGCAACAGATGAGGAAGCCCTTGAAGGTTTTATGTTACTTTCAAGAACGGAAGGTATCATACCTGCCCTTGAAAGCTCACACGCTGTTATAAAGGCTGTTGAGATAGCGAAGGAGATAGGTAAAGAGGGAATAGTTGTTATAAACCTTTCAGGTAGAGGAGACAAGGATGTTCAGCAGGTTAAAAATATTCTGGATACAAATCCAGACCTGATGAACAGACTTGAGGAAAATCTTAAGAAAAAATACAGAGTATAG
- the truD gene encoding tRNA pseudouridine(13) synthase TruD, which produces MKPLEYYIKKELSDFIVEEVFDKEIKEKGDYQIFILTKSNLSTIQVVRFLASFYRLKPSDIGFAGLKDRFAITKQYLSFPSDINIPERVVFQLRNGKWEKTDNVDFSRSTAFSLEKIGYSDSPIKLGDNRGNLFSIKIHNLNREMRRLFYENLDRAKIYGFPNYFGEQRFGSVKGRNDFIFLYLLKGETEKALKLYFSIKGSVKNWGNWEKLYRDLRGVLENYERDLILGLKRGLSFEKAVRILPKNIRLMFNFAFQSYLWNEYLRRYIEKKYPYKRVPFIHNWYLSYYIELYDLEYMKDLKIPYLNRDYRTEDDLLKGIIEKTLEEKGIREEHYGKEIAGIKVLTDGERPAITFPQDIRITDKTKKSLRINFFLPTGSYATVFLRALLY; this is translated from the coding sequence ATGAAGCCCCTTGAGTATTACATAAAGAAGGAACTTTCAGACTTTATAGTAGAGGAGGTTTTTGATAAGGAAATAAAGGAAAAAGGAGATTACCAGATCTTTATACTGACAAAATCAAACCTGTCAACAATTCAGGTTGTAAGATTTTTAGCATCATTTTACAGATTAAAGCCTTCAGATATAGGGTTTGCAGGCCTGAAGGACAGATTTGCTATAACAAAACAGTATCTATCTTTCCCATCAGATATAAATATCCCTGAAAGAGTGGTTTTTCAGTTAAGAAATGGAAAATGGGAAAAAACAGACAATGTGGATTTTAGCAGATCAACAGCTTTCAGTCTTGAGAAGATAGGATACTCGGACAGTCCTATAAAACTCGGTGATAACAGGGGAAACCTTTTCAGTATAAAAATACACAATCTTAACAGAGAAATGAGAAGGCTGTTTTATGAGAACTTAGACAGGGCAAAGATTTACGGCTTCCCAAACTACTTTGGAGAACAGAGGTTTGGAAGTGTAAAAGGAAGAAATGACTTTATATTTCTGTATCTTCTGAAAGGTGAAACGGAAAAGGCATTAAAACTTTACTTCTCAATAAAAGGAAGTGTAAAAAACTGGGGGAACTGGGAAAAACTTTACAGAGACCTCAGGGGTGTTCTTGAAAATTACGAGAGGGATCTTATACTGGGACTGAAAAGAGGTCTTTCCTTTGAAAAAGCTGTAAGAATTCTCCCAAAAAATATAAGGCTGATGTTCAATTTTGCATTCCAGTCTTATCTGTGGAATGAGTATCTGAGAAGGTATATTGAAAAAAAGTACCCATACAAAAGAGTTCCATTCATCCATAACTGGTATCTGTCTTACTATATTGAGTTATATGATCTGGAATACATGAAAGATCTTAAAATACCTTATCTTAACAGGGATTACAGAACAGAGGACGATCTCCTGAAGGGTATAATAGAGAAGACTCTTGAAGAGAAAGGGATAAGGGAAGAGCATTACGGAAAGGAGATCGCCGGTATAAAAGTTCTTACAGATGGTGAGAGACCTGCTATAACTTTTCCACAGGATATAAGGATAACAGATAAAACAAAAAAAAGTCTCAGAATAAATTTCTTTCTACCTACAGGCTCATACGCAACAGTATTTCTAAGAGCATTACTGTATTAA
- the ppsA gene encoding phosphoenolpyruvate synthase, producing the protein MSKNKLVVWLDEVGIEDVELVGGKNASLGEMIKGLSPKGIKIPMGFVVTAEAYRYFIRYNNLAEKIKEALKGLDPNDVFDLQKRGLTVREMIKGGEFPEDLKKTIIEYYEKLSEMYKRHRVDVAVRSSATAEDLPDASFAGQQETYLNIKGDETLLTAIKNCFASLFTDRAISYRESFGFDHFAIGLAVGIQKMVRSDLASAGVGFSLDTESGFRDVVLINGAYGLGEMVVQGAITPDEWLVFKPTFKQGYEAIIEKKLGKKTHKMVYGTTDEERVKIVQVPEEKQKQFCLTDEEVLKLADWIMKIEEYYSEKYNKWTPMDVEWAKDGELDELFIVQARPETIHSRKDHSKITVYKIIEPYEERAKKRLVQGIAVGDKVATGKVKLMYSLEDAKDFKPGDVLVTDMTDPDWEPIMKQAAAIVTNRGGRTCHAAIVARELGVPAVVGTGNATEVLKDGMEVTVSCAEGDVGYVYKGVIEYEVEEVDINTLPKTKTPIMMNVASPEGAFDFSFLPNAGVGLAREEFIINNYIAIHPLALIKFEEIKEKDPELAQIIEDKTFGYDNKEEYFIKKLSYGIARIAAAFYPKPVIVRFSDFKSNEYANLIGGKYFEPKEENPMLGWRGASRYYSPQYKEAFGLECKAILRVRNKMGLTNVKVMVPFCRTPEEGKKVLEVMEEYGLRRGDNGLEVYVMCELPSNVVLADQFSEYFDGFSIGSNDLTQLTLGLDRDSSLIAHIYDERNEAVKRLIAQVIKTAKQHGRKIGICGQGPSDYPDFAQFLVEQGIDTISINPDAVLKTTKAVYEIEKKLGLHDN; encoded by the coding sequence ATGTCCAAAAACAAACTTGTTGTCTGGCTTGATGAAGTCGGAATAGAGGATGTGGAGCTTGTCGGAGGAAAGAATGCATCCCTCGGAGAGATGATCAAAGGTCTCTCTCCAAAAGGAATAAAAATTCCAATGGGATTTGTTGTAACAGCTGAAGCATATAGATATTTCATAAGGTACAACAATCTTGCTGAAAAGATAAAAGAAGCCTTAAAAGGCCTTGATCCAAATGATGTTTTTGATCTCCAGAAAAGAGGTCTGACAGTCAGGGAGATGATCAAAGGTGGTGAGTTCCCTGAAGACCTGAAGAAAACAATAATAGAGTACTATGAAAAACTCAGTGAGATGTACAAAAGACACAGGGTTGATGTTGCGGTTCGTTCATCAGCAACTGCAGAAGACCTGCCGGACGCATCTTTTGCTGGACAGCAGGAAACATACCTGAATATAAAAGGTGATGAGACATTACTTACAGCCATAAAGAACTGTTTTGCATCCCTATTCACAGACAGAGCTATATCATACAGAGAATCCTTTGGTTTTGATCATTTTGCTATAGGACTGGCTGTAGGTATACAGAAAATGGTAAGATCCGACCTTGCCTCAGCAGGTGTTGGATTCTCACTTGATACAGAAAGCGGTTTTAGAGATGTTGTGCTTATAAATGGTGCTTACGGTCTTGGTGAGATGGTTGTTCAGGGTGCCATAACACCAGACGAATGGCTTGTGTTTAAGCCTACATTCAAACAGGGATACGAGGCTATTATTGAGAAGAAATTAGGAAAGAAAACTCACAAGATGGTTTACGGAACAACTGATGAAGAAAGGGTAAAGATAGTTCAGGTTCCAGAGGAGAAACAGAAGCAGTTCTGCCTTACAGATGAAGAGGTTTTAAAACTTGCCGACTGGATTATGAAGATAGAGGAGTACTACTCTGAAAAATACAACAAATGGACACCTATGGACGTTGAGTGGGCAAAGGATGGTGAGCTTGACGAGCTTTTCATAGTTCAGGCAAGACCTGAAACGATACACTCAAGGAAAGATCATTCAAAGATAACAGTTTATAAAATAATAGAACCTTATGAAGAAAGAGCTAAAAAGAGATTAGTTCAGGGAATAGCTGTAGGAGATAAGGTTGCAACAGGAAAGGTTAAACTTATGTACTCACTTGAGGATGCAAAGGATTTCAAACCTGGTGATGTTCTTGTTACTGATATGACAGATCCTGACTGGGAACCTATTATGAAACAGGCAGCTGCTATAGTTACAAACAGAGGTGGTAGAACATGTCACGCAGCTATAGTTGCAAGAGAACTTGGTGTCCCAGCTGTTGTTGGAACTGGAAATGCAACAGAGGTTCTTAAAGACGGTATGGAAGTAACAGTCTCATGTGCAGAAGGAGATGTTGGTTATGTTTACAAAGGGGTTATAGAGTATGAGGTTGAGGAGGTAGATATAAACACACTTCCAAAAACAAAAACACCAATAATGATGAACGTTGCATCTCCAGAAGGAGCATTTGATTTCTCATTCCTTCCAAATGCAGGTGTAGGACTTGCAAGGGAAGAGTTTATAATAAACAACTATATAGCCATACATCCACTTGCACTTATCAAGTTTGAAGAGATAAAAGAAAAAGATCCAGAGCTTGCACAGATAATAGAAGATAAGACCTTTGGTTACGATAATAAGGAGGAGTACTTCATAAAAAAACTGTCCTATGGGATAGCAAGGATAGCTGCAGCCTTCTATCCAAAACCTGTTATAGTAAGATTCTCAGACTTTAAATCTAACGAGTATGCGAATCTTATAGGTGGAAAGTACTTTGAACCTAAGGAAGAAAACCCAATGCTCGGATGGAGAGGAGCATCAAGATACTACTCTCCACAGTACAAAGAAGCATTCGGTCTTGAGTGTAAGGCTATATTAAGGGTTAGAAACAAGATGGGTCTTACAAACGTTAAAGTTATGGTTCCTTTCTGCAGAACACCTGAGGAAGGGAAGAAGGTTCTTGAAGTTATGGAAGAGTACGGACTGAGAAGAGGTGATAACGGACTTGAGGTTTACGTTATGTGTGAGCTTCCTTCTAACGTTGTACTTGCAGATCAGTTTTCAGAGTACTTTGACGGATTCTCAATAGGATCAAACGACCTTACACAGTTAACACTCGGACTTGACAGGGATTCATCTCTGATAGCCC
- a CDS encoding penicillin-binding protein 1A, with amino-acid sequence MVLLKKVIIYGFLGFLLFFSVSAFFIVWVNSRNLPDVRNLEYWKPSQVTKVYASDGSILTEFYIQRRQYVPIDKIPDYVKNAFIAIEDRTFYDNIGIDPIGIMRAAVMNLLSGRIVAGGSTISQQLIKNLFLTPERSLSRKVKEMILAIRLNRVYPKDKILEMYLNQIYLGHGAYGVESASQVYFGKHVWELDVCEAAVLAGLPKAPSRYDPYKNIEGATERRDAVLQSMLEEGYIDINTARRCFEQPITLREVDEEDIDIKDYFTEMVRQWFASRYGVDELYKGGYKIYTTVDKDLLRNAHYVIKDHLENLQSMVGFPRLKEDEIKRLMEEYEEQSADKLIKNHIYVGIIDRIVRKKVYIKVKDHKGYFIFQGRLRNAKKGIPVYVRYIDGERFEFVPYLEGAIVAIDHTTGAIRAIVGGYDFLKTKFNRAVQAKRQPGSAFKPIVYTAAILKGYTQISLLNDEPVAIWDPDRFEEWIPENYDREYHGEVTLRYALSHSLNAASVNLFLDVGYNPVISLAYQMGIKTKLPKVPSLVLGSADISPLELATVYSVFANGGMRCEPYFIERVEDFSGNVLYQHEKDCVYIIPEEENAVMVDLLKAVVKEGTGRKAKVLGFPVAGKTGTTDDYTDAWFAGFSPKLTTVVWVGYDTKKKIGWKMTGAKAALPIWIDFMATAHTDEEISDFQLPEGVAYVPIDPETRLVANDHCPGEEILFIIGTEPEVDCDGNLVVENSKIDQIKEIFDIPDMKNKIDTPEKMIDNNDNFIFDTD; translated from the coding sequence GTGGTCTTGTTAAAAAAGGTAATAATCTATGGATTTTTAGGGTTTCTCCTGTTTTTCTCCGTCTCTGCCTTTTTTATTGTCTGGGTAAACAGCAGAAATCTCCCCGATGTGAGAAATCTTGAGTACTGGAAACCAAGTCAGGTCACAAAGGTTTACGCATCTGATGGATCTATACTGACGGAGTTTTATATCCAGAGGAGACAGTATGTACCTATAGATAAAATTCCTGATTATGTTAAAAATGCTTTTATAGCTATTGAGGATAGAACATTTTACGACAATATAGGGATTGATCCTATAGGGATAATGAGAGCCGCTGTGATGAATCTTCTTTCAGGGAGGATTGTTGCAGGGGGAAGTACAATATCCCAACAGCTTATTAAAAATCTTTTCCTGACTCCAGAGAGGAGCCTATCACGGAAAGTTAAAGAGATGATCTTAGCCATAAGACTGAACAGGGTGTATCCAAAGGATAAGATACTAGAGATGTATCTTAATCAGATATACCTCGGTCACGGAGCTTACGGTGTTGAGTCTGCATCACAGGTATATTTTGGTAAACATGTGTGGGAGCTTGACGTCTGTGAGGCCGCTGTTTTAGCAGGTCTTCCAAAAGCTCCAAGCAGGTATGATCCGTACAAAAATATTGAAGGTGCAACTGAGAGGAGAGACGCTGTTCTACAGAGTATGCTTGAGGAAGGGTATATAGATATAAATACGGCAAGAAGATGCTTTGAACAGCCTATAACTTTAAGAGAGGTTGATGAGGAGGATATTGATATTAAGGATTACTTTACAGAGATGGTGAGACAGTGGTTTGCTTCAAGGTACGGTGTTGACGAGCTATATAAAGGTGGATACAAGATATACACAACGGTAGATAAAGATCTTCTGAGAAATGCCCATTACGTTATAAAGGATCATCTTGAAAATCTTCAGAGTATGGTAGGTTTTCCCAGACTTAAAGAGGACGAGATAAAAAGACTTATGGAAGAATATGAGGAACAGTCCGCTGATAAGCTCATTAAGAATCATATATATGTTGGAATTATAGATAGGATTGTAAGGAAAAAAGTGTATATAAAAGTTAAGGATCATAAAGGTTATTTTATTTTTCAGGGAAGGCTTAGAAATGCCAAGAAAGGAATTCCTGTATATGTAAGATATATTGACGGGGAAAGGTTTGAGTTCGTTCCATATTTAGAGGGGGCTATAGTAGCTATAGATCATACTACTGGAGCTATAAGGGCTATAGTCGGTGGTTATGATTTTCTGAAAACGAAGTTTAACAGGGCTGTTCAGGCAAAAAGACAGCCAGGTTCAGCATTCAAGCCTATAGTTTATACAGCAGCCATACTGAAAGGATACACGCAGATATCACTATTGAACGATGAACCTGTGGCTATATGGGATCCTGATAGGTTTGAGGAATGGATACCTGAAAATTACGACAGAGAGTATCATGGCGAAGTTACATTAAGGTATGCGCTTTCACACAGTCTGAACGCTGCATCTGTAAATCTATTTCTTGATGTAGGTTATAACCCGGTTATCTCTCTCGCCTACCAGATGGGTATAAAGACAAAACTTCCGAAAGTTCCATCCCTTGTTCTTGGAAGTGCCGATATATCACCACTTGAGCTTGCAACAGTTTACTCGGTTTTTGCAAACGGTGGGATGAGATGTGAGCCTTACTTTATAGAAAGGGTTGAGGATTTTTCAGGAAATGTTCTTTACCAGCATGAAAAGGACTGTGTTTATATAATCCCGGAGGAAGAAAACGCTGTTATGGTTGATCTTCTGAAGGCTGTTGTAAAAGAGGGGACAGGTAGAAAGGCGAAGGTTCTTGGATTTCCTGTTGCGGGAAAAACGGGAACTACGGATGATTATACAGACGCCTGGTTTGCAGGATTCTCCCCAAAGCTTACAACAGTTGTGTGGGTTGGTTATGATACAAAGAAAAAGATAGGATGGAAGATGACAGGAGCTAAAGCTGCACTTCCTATATGGATAGATTTTATGGCAACAGCACACACAGATGAAGAGATATCTGATTTTCAGCTACCTGAAGGTGTAGCCTATGTTCCTATTGATCCTGAGACAAGACTTGTTGCGAATGATCACTGTCCAGGTGAGGAGATACTGTTTATTATTGGTACAGAGCCTGAGGTTGATTGTGACGGTAACCTTGTTGTTGAAAACTCTAAGATAGACCAGATCAAGGAGATATTTGATATACCTGACATGAAAAATAAGATAGATACACCTGAAAAAATGATAGATAATAATGATAATTTTATCTTTGATACAGATTAA